In a single window of the Enoplosus armatus isolate fEnoArm2 chromosome 15, fEnoArm2.hap1, whole genome shotgun sequence genome:
- the LOC139297891 gene encoding olfactomedin-4-like: MLKVTVDLSSNHIRHPTCRDTMPLTLLLLFPMLSPALAWLPMENWESGNVTASGGGLECVCSVFLPDGTFPADRVQHMQQVTTDLRLEVEIQMNKLIHYGGKLDIFLGELTDLTVRVAMLETSADSYIKLDFELLRIELREFEALVSQLKESLNSSSPMFDSLYTEIRNMAFNVNQLETFDKSNLEVIRIEFAKLQKKLEECQKEQEFIKPDIGNCNHTGIMSVNKPTVIQVNAHLNPGYQYGGWGKDSKPVRSHESMYWYGAYSSPSVYEFYLYSNYDKLIQRSSFTHHGLPQGYEGTGNNYVIHGNTIYYQAANPFRMSKLNLTSSVYSHRHITKASERFTYTYSPNQYLDFSADEKGLWVMYAAEEAKGKIVVAKIDEKSFGIEDEWTTGAFKPLVGNAFMVCGVMYATRPGDLNTEEIYYSYDTKTGEEKYMSIPLQKFQEKFVNLHYNPTDQRLYMYNDGYYVSYNVRFNKE, encoded by the exons ATGCTCAAAGTCACTGTCG ATCTGAGTAGCAATCACATCAGACATCctacctgcagagacacaatgCCTCTGACTCTGCTGCTACTCTTTCCCATGCTGAGCCCTGCACTGGCCTGGCTG CCGATGGAGAACTGGGAGTCAGGGAATGTGACCGCGTCTGGTGGAGGACTggagtgtgtttgcagtgtgttcCTGCCCGACGGCACCTTCCCTGCTGACCGAGTGCAACACATGCAGCAAGTTACCACCGATCTGAGGCTGGAGGTGGAGATCCAAATGAATAAA ctcatccACTATGGTGGCAAACTGGATATCTTCTTGGGAGAACTGACGGACCTGACTGTGAGAGTGGCCATGCTGGAGACCAGTGCTGACAGTTACATCAAACTGGACTTTGAGCTGCTCAGGATTGAGCTCAGAGAGTTTGAGGCTCTGGTGTCTCAGCTCAAAGAGTCCCTCAACTCCTCCTCGCCCATGTTTGACAGTCTGTACACTGAG ATCCGCAACATGGCCTTCAATGTGAACCAACTGGAGACTTTCGACAAGAGCAACCTGGAAGTGATCCGCATTGAGTTCGCTAAGCTgcagaagaagctggaggagtGTCAGAAGGAGCAGGAGTTCATCAAGCCAGATATTG GCAACTGCAATCACACAGGAATCATGAGCGTCAACAAGCCCACGGTCATCCAAGTGAATGCTCATTTGAACCCAGGATACCAGTATGGGGGCTGGGGAAAAGACTCCAAACCTGTTCGAAGCCATGAGTCGATGTACTGGTACGGTGCATACAGCAGCCCCTCTGTGTATGAATTCTACTTGTACTCCAATTACGACAAACTCATTCAGAGATCCTCCTTCACACACCATGGTCTGCCACAAGGGTACGAAGGCACTGGCAATAATTACGTCATTCATGGCAACACTATATATTACCAGGCTGCCAACCCATTCAGAATGTCCAAATTAAATCTGACCTCTTCTGTTTATAGTCACAGACATATCACAAAGGCAAGCGAAAGATTCACCTACACATATTCACCAAACCAGTACCTGGACTTTTCAGCTGATGAGAAaggattgtgggtaatgtatGCCGCAGAAGAGGCCAAGGGTAAAATTGTCGTTGCAAAGATAGATGAGAAATCCTTTGGTATTGAGGATGAATGGACCACGGGTGCGTTCAAGCCTCTAGTAGGGAATGCTTTCATGGTGTGCGGAGTTATGTATGCCACCAGGCCAGGAGATCTGAACACCGAGGAGATTTATTACTCATATGACACCAAGACTGGAGAGGAGAAATACATGAGTATTCCCCTTCAGAAATTCCAGGAGAAATTTGTCAACCTGCACTACAATCCCACTGATCAGAGGCTTTACATGTACAACGACGGCTATTATGTGTCCTACAATGTGAGGTTCAATAAAGAATGA